One region of Malania oleifera isolate guangnan ecotype guangnan chromosome 6, ASM2987363v1, whole genome shotgun sequence genomic DNA includes:
- the LOC131157667 gene encoding fe-S cluster assembly factor HCF101, chloroplastic: protein MQVLQAPSSPCLSLSSKLPSEKSLPVSAFKFLSVQSQRHINSMWGSHKSSLLSRITAEAASVEVGASAISTSAVENDVLKALSQIIDPDFGTDIVSCGFVKDLHVDESSGEVSFRLELTTPACPIKDMFEQKANEVVAMLPWVKNVKVTMSAQPARPVSALQLPAGLQTVSNIVAVSSCKGGVGKSTVAVNLAYTLTGMGARVGIFDADVYGPSLPTMVSPEKRLLEMNPEKGSIIPTEYLGVKLVSFGFAGKGRAIMRGPMVSGVINQLLTTTEWGELDYLVIDMPPGTGDIQLTLCQVVPLTAAVIVTTPQKLAFIDVAKGVRMFSKLKVPCVAVVENMCHFEADGKRYFPFGRGSGSQVVQQFGIPHLFDLPIRPTLSASGDSGMPEVVADPQGEVAKTFQNLGVCIVQQCAKIRQQVSTSVTYDKSIMKIRVKVPDSDAEFLLHPATVRRNDRSAQSVDEWTGEQKLQYTDVSDDIEPEEIRPMGNYAVSITWPDGFSQIAPYDQLQAMAWSVDAPVPTPA from the exons ATGCAAGTTCTTCAAGCCCCGTCTTCGCCATGTCTCTCCTTAAGCTCAAAATTGCCATCAGAAAAATCACTTCCAGTCTCAGCATTCAAATTTCTCTCTGTGCAGTCCCAGAGACATATAAACTCGATGTGGGGATCGCATAAATCATCGCTTCTCAGCCGCATAACTGCTGAAGCTGCTTCTGTTGAAG TTGGTGCTTCTGCAATATCGACCAGTGCAGTTGAAAATGATGTGTTGAAAGCTTTGTCTCAAATCATTGATCCTGATTTTGGGACAGATATTGTCTCATGTGGATTTGTGAAAGATCTGCATGTTGATGAATCATCAGGAGAG GTCTCATTTCGATTAGAGCTGACTACACCAGCATGTCCAATCAAGGACATG TTTGAGCAGAAAGCAAATGAAGTGGTGGCAATGCTTCCTTGGGTTAAAAATGTTAAAGTGACAATGTCAGCACAACCAGCAAGACCTGTCTCTGCTTTGCAACTTCCAGCAGGGTTGCAGACAGTTTCAAATATTGTAGCGGTTTCTAGTTGTAAG GGAGGCGTAGGAAAATCAACTGTGGCTGTAAACCTTGCGTACACTTTGACTGGCATGGGTGCTAGAGTTGGTATTTTTGATGCTGATGTCTATGGACCAAGTTTACCAACAATGGTTTCCCCTGAAAAAAGGCTTCTAGAAATG AACCCAGAGAAGGGATCAATAATTCCAACTGAATACTTGGGGGTCAAGCTAGTATCTTTTGGATTTGCTGGAAAAGGTCGTGCAATAATGCGTGGTCCAATGGTTTCTGGGGTCATCAACCAGCTATTGACTACTACTGAGTG GGGAGAACTTGATTACCTTGTCATTGACATGCCGCCGGGAACTGGTGATATTCAACTTACATTGTGCCAG GTGGTGCCATTAACTGCTGCAGTCATTGTTACCACCCCACAAAAGCTTGCTTTTATTGATGTTGCAAAAGGAGTTCGCATGTTTTCGAAGCTTAAG GTGCCATGTGTGGCTGTGGTTGAAAACATGTGCCACTTTGAAGCTGATGGAAAGCGCTATTTCCCCTTTGGTAGAGGTTCAGGCTCTCAG GTTGTCCAGCAATTTGGAATCCCCCATCTGTTTGATCTTCCCATTAGACCAACA TTATCTGCTTCTGGGGATAGTGGAATGCCTGAAGTGGTGGCTGATCCTCAAGGTGAAGTTGCAAAGACATTTCAGAACCTCGGAGTGTGCATTGTGCAACAGTGCGCAAAAATTCGCCAACAAG TGTCAACTTCTGTTACCTATGATAAATCTATCATGAAAATCAGAGTGAAGGTACCAGATTCTGATGCAGAGTTCCTTCTACATCCTGCAACTGTGCGGAGAAATGACCGCTCTGCGCAAAGTGTG GATGAATGGACTGGGGAGCAAAAATTGCAGTATACTGATGTTTCAGATGATATTGAGCCTGAGGAAATTCGGCCTATGGGAAATTATGCCGTATCAATTACATGGCCGGATGGATTTAGCCAG ATTGCTCCCTATGATCAGTTGCAAGCAATGGCGTGGTCAGTTGATGCTCCTGTACCAACTCCTGCATAG